One Mesorhizobium sp. L-2-11 genomic region harbors:
- a CDS encoding CapA family protein produces MPQIANNAAGSERSVRSSAKLFLCGDVMLGRGIDQILASPGDPHLSERYVKSATTYVELAERVSGPIPRKVDEAYVWGDALSELDREALDARIINLETSITTSLSLVPKGINYKMNPANIGCLAAARIDCCVLANNHVLDWDEPGLVETLDTLRLAGLAYAGAGLDADEAAAPAVIKLAGGGRVLVFSFALETSGVPASWAAGAYKPGINLLADLSARSLDQIARSVQAMKQPGDLAVASIHWGGNWGYQVPAEERALAHALIDVAGFDVVHGHSSHHPKPIEIHHGRLILYGCGDFLTDYEGITGYETFRGELSLMYLPRLAVPDGTLVSLELVPFRLARFRLNRALREDAAWLAAMLERECSPFGTHVALGSDNRLTVVW; encoded by the coding sequence ATGCCGCAGATCGCGAACAACGCCGCAGGATCTGAACGGTCCGTCCGAAGCAGCGCAAAGCTGTTCCTGTGCGGCGACGTGATGCTCGGGCGCGGCATCGACCAGATTCTCGCCAGTCCGGGCGATCCGCACCTTAGCGAGCGCTATGTCAAATCGGCGACGACCTATGTCGAGCTTGCCGAACGCGTCAGTGGCCCGATCCCGAGAAAGGTCGACGAGGCGTATGTCTGGGGCGATGCGCTCAGCGAATTGGACCGAGAAGCGCTCGACGCGCGGATCATCAATCTCGAGACCAGTATCACCACCAGCCTGTCCCTGGTGCCCAAGGGGATCAATTACAAGATGAACCCGGCCAACATCGGCTGCCTGGCGGCGGCACGGATAGACTGCTGCGTGCTCGCCAACAACCATGTGCTCGACTGGGATGAGCCTGGCCTGGTCGAGACCCTCGATACGCTCCGACTTGCCGGCCTCGCCTATGCCGGGGCCGGGCTTGACGCGGACGAGGCGGCGGCGCCTGCCGTCATCAAACTGGCCGGCGGGGGCCGCGTGCTGGTCTTCAGCTTCGCGCTCGAGACCAGCGGCGTTCCAGCTTCATGGGCAGCCGGAGCTTACAAGCCTGGGATCAATTTGCTGGCGGATCTCTCGGCCCGCTCGCTCGACCAGATCGCCCGATCCGTGCAGGCCATGAAACAGCCTGGCGACCTTGCGGTGGCCTCAATCCACTGGGGCGGCAACTGGGGCTACCAAGTCCCGGCGGAAGAACGCGCGCTTGCCCATGCTCTCATCGATGTCGCAGGGTTCGACGTCGTGCATGGGCACTCCTCCCACCATCCCAAGCCGATCGAAATCCATCACGGCCGGTTGATCCTCTATGGATGCGGCGACTTCCTCACCGACTATGAGGGGATAACAGGGTACGAAACCTTCCGCGGCGAGCTTTCTCTGATGTACCTGCCACGGCTCGCCGTACCGGACGGTACGCTTGTTTCGCTCGAGTTGGTTCCGTTCCGGCTCGCCAGGTTCCGGCTAAACCGCGCCCTGCGCGAAGATGCCGCCTGGCTCGCAGCCATGCTTGAGCGCGAGTGCTCACCTTTCGGCACGCATGTGGCGCTCGGGAGCGATAACCGTCTCACCGTCGTCTGGTGA
- a CDS encoding cytochrome C, which produces MTMSAWFVLCLVVVTAGFAASSAELAPGKFYQAVGNKVDARTYNGFRRYHGSCNHCHGPDGMGSTFASGLVDRLPGIEVFRRNVRDGVRSGASVMKGFADDPNVAPYIDDIYAYLQARADGALGRGRPERLEN; this is translated from the coding sequence ATGACGATGTCTGCATGGTTCGTCCTGTGTCTCGTTGTCGTGACCGCCGGCTTCGCCGCGTCTTCAGCTGAACTGGCCCCGGGCAAGTTCTACCAGGCTGTCGGCAACAAGGTCGATGCGCGAACCTATAACGGATTTCGTCGCTACCATGGCAGCTGCAATCACTGCCATGGCCCCGACGGCATGGGTTCGACCTTCGCCTCTGGCCTTGTCGACCGGCTGCCCGGCATCGAGGTCTTTCGGCGCAATGTTCGCGACGGCGTGCGCAGCGGCGCTTCGGTGATGAAGGGTTTTGCCGACGATCCCAATGTCGCTCCTTACATCGACGACATCTACGCCTATTTGCAGGCCCGCGCCGACGGTGCGCTTGGCCGGGGTCGGCCTGAGCGGCTTGAAAATTAG
- a CDS encoding helix-turn-helix transcriptional regulator, protein MAKALSHHDLSKLIGSIYDCALDPGRWEQTLAGIRDALDAQTAVLHLDDLANDRLLIYRTVGIEPYWLEQQAKYLPEIHARLVEDLSTWPSLDMPHVVSRHIPQTYLETSRYFQEFLKPQGLVDVMSFFLIHTPTRLAGFAVARHKRQGIITEREIKLGRLLLPHVRRSVIISNMLDIGTVERAGMAEALDALRCAVVLTNERGAVLHANRSARHMLRSGGPIQDVRGILQAKIPSASKELHRAIMLAAQDEVSIGWTGLAVLLSESGLPPVFARVLPMAGGDLRAGMEPAAVAAVFIGNAPDEHEAAGMLARAFGLTLAETRVLASLVAGHTLAETAASLHIANATAKTHLDNIFQKTGASRQADLMRLVMQIVPPAGQPGP, encoded by the coding sequence ATGGCCAAGGCATTGTCGCATCATGATCTGTCGAAGCTGATCGGCTCAATCTACGATTGCGCACTCGACCCGGGGCGATGGGAGCAGACGCTGGCCGGGATCAGGGATGCGCTCGATGCCCAGACTGCGGTCCTGCACCTCGACGACCTCGCCAACGATCGGCTGCTGATCTACAGGACCGTGGGAATAGAGCCATACTGGCTGGAGCAACAGGCGAAATATCTCCCCGAGATCCACGCCCGGCTGGTCGAGGATCTCTCGACATGGCCTTCGCTCGATATGCCGCATGTGGTTTCACGCCATATTCCTCAAACCTATCTGGAGACCTCCCGATATTTTCAGGAGTTCCTGAAGCCGCAAGGCCTGGTCGACGTCATGTCGTTCTTCCTGATCCACACCCCTACCCGCCTCGCCGGCTTCGCCGTTGCCCGACATAAGCGGCAAGGCATTATCACCGAGCGCGAAATCAAGCTTGGCAGACTGTTGCTGCCGCATGTGCGCCGTTCGGTGATTATCAGCAACATGCTGGACATCGGCACTGTCGAGCGCGCAGGAATGGCCGAGGCGCTCGATGCGCTCAGATGCGCCGTGGTCCTGACCAATGAACGCGGCGCCGTCCTGCACGCCAACCGCTCGGCCAGGCACATGCTGCGGAGCGGCGGCCCGATCCAGGATGTCCGGGGCATTCTGCAAGCGAAGATCCCGTCGGCTTCCAAGGAACTTCACAGGGCCATCATGCTTGCGGCTCAGGATGAGGTCAGCATCGGCTGGACAGGGCTTGCCGTTCTCCTCAGTGAATCCGGCCTGCCGCCCGTCTTCGCCCGCGTGCTGCCGATGGCCGGCGGCGATCTGCGCGCCGGCATGGAACCCGCGGCGGTAGCCGCGGTGTTCATCGGCAACGCACCGGACGAGCATGAAGCCGCCGGAATGCTGGCGAGAGCCTTTGGGCTTACGCTGGCCGAAACCCGCGTGCTCGCCAGCCTTGTCGCCGGGCACACCTTGGCCGAGACCGCCGCCAGCCTTCACATTGCCAACGCGACCGCCAAGACGCATCTCGACAATATCTTCCAGAAGACCGGCGCCTCCCGCCAGGCCGATCTGATGCGCCTTGTCATGCAGATTGTTCCGCCCGCGGGGCAGCCTGGTCCCTGA
- a CDS encoding response regulator transcription factor: MADIIVVDDETDVAFMIADYLQAKGYHIRTASGGAELRQAIAAAKADLVVLDLNMPGENGFSLARWLREHHDTGVLILTGADSVFDKVAGLEVGADDYLAKPFSPVELEARIAAVLRRRRPRGSDNADTLPAGHLAFGTFVFDARARDLFDADGAAIPLTPMELDLVAAFATRAGQVIGRDELLDLAPPRGDEPFDRSIDSRITRLRRRLEKDPAKPELIKTIRGAGYLYPKR, from the coding sequence ATGGCCGACATCATTGTCGTGGACGACGAGACCGACGTGGCGTTCATGATCGCCGATTATTTGCAGGCGAAGGGCTATCATATACGCACGGCATCCGGCGGCGCCGAACTGCGCCAAGCCATTGCGGCGGCGAAGGCCGATCTTGTCGTTCTCGACCTCAACATGCCGGGCGAGAACGGCTTTAGCCTGGCCCGCTGGCTGCGTGAACATCACGACACCGGCGTCCTGATTCTGACCGGCGCCGATTCGGTGTTCGACAAGGTGGCCGGCCTCGAGGTCGGCGCCGACGATTATCTGGCAAAGCCGTTTTCGCCGGTCGAACTGGAAGCGCGGATCGCCGCGGTGCTGCGCAGGCGCAGGCCGAGAGGATCGGACAATGCCGACACTTTGCCGGCCGGGCATCTCGCCTTCGGAACCTTTGTGTTCGACGCCCGCGCGAGAGACCTCTTTGACGCCGACGGCGCGGCCATTCCGCTGACGCCGATGGAGCTTGATCTGGTGGCGGCGTTCGCCACCCGGGCCGGCCAGGTTATCGGTCGCGACGAACTGCTCGATCTGGCGCCGCCCAGAGGCGACGAGCCGTTCGATCGCAGCATCGACAGCCGCATCACAAGGCTGCGCCGCCGGCTCGAAAAGGACCCGGCCAAGCCGGAACTGATCAAGACCATCCGCGGCGCTGGATACCTGTATCCAAAGCGGTGA
- a CDS encoding hybrid sensor histidine kinase/response regulator, with translation MPTSSKLSRHCASLMAACIMPLLVLVAGIGLYQSYAQQQSFFPYAVILVGSLVCVFALHRVLLREIVDPAISLVDHVRSGAAGKPTDNRGAILKRSALWQPWIDMASSIFAENRTALRELADSEQRYRNVVEAQTEYIIRVAPNGRMSFANDAYCRLVGKTREELLSPDWHYFNSFSADFGSFDEIIGRVTPERPVCEVEEAGALSDGREVHIHWTDRGIFDDSGKLIEIQSVGRDVAEQKLARQALEASEQRYRSVVELQTEFVVRMSPEGHLSFVNDAYCRACRMTREQLLDPSWCELDVLPPQERHRFLDHLARLTPQAPDASMELFNAMPDGARRWLAWNDHGIFDSDGRLVEVQSVGRDISDRVLAEQARLEAEKLLAEREAQFRAVAEGVPLPIIISAIKGPEILFVNEPARKVLGIEVGQVGAEATATWADLSRRDELLRLLLRDGIVDAFEAGMTNMQGSSIDTLVSARLITQAGRSAMLAAVTDITRQREAEAEIARQRETLYQSEKLAALGSLLAGVAHELNNPLSVVIGYSSMLKEFSTDKATVGRADKIHAAAERCSRIVRTFLAMARKKPPTRGAVDINEVVVASLELAAYSLRSAGIEIRTELAEPLPNIWGDRDQLHQVVTNLVVNAQQALLQVPHPRRLTIVTTGEDDGVEIVVADNGPGMPETVRARAFEPFYTTKLAGEGTGVGLSVCQGIVTAHDGSIELDSTEGGGARFTIRLASGRAETVAPPEAAGRTPPAPSAARILVVDDDADIASMIAEMLRRDGHDVSVADDANAALKAVREEEIDLLISDIRMPGLDGPGLYRALEQLRPGLTRRLLFVTGDTLAPEIDRFIGETGAPVIEKPLDPQTFRRLVMERLGATQTSAMEEAKA, from the coding sequence GTGCCGACCTCCTCGAAGCTGTCCAGGCATTGCGCGTCGTTGATGGCAGCCTGCATTATGCCGCTTCTCGTGCTTGTCGCCGGCATCGGCCTCTATCAGTCCTACGCCCAGCAACAGTCGTTTTTTCCTTATGCGGTCATCCTGGTCGGGTCGCTTGTCTGCGTATTCGCCTTGCACCGAGTGCTTCTGAGGGAGATCGTCGATCCTGCGATCTCGCTCGTCGACCATGTCCGCTCCGGCGCCGCCGGCAAGCCTACCGACAACCGCGGGGCCATCCTCAAAAGGTCGGCGCTTTGGCAGCCCTGGATCGACATGGCTTCGAGCATCTTTGCCGAAAACCGCACTGCCTTGCGCGAACTGGCCGACAGCGAACAGCGCTACCGCAATGTTGTCGAGGCTCAGACGGAATACATCATCCGGGTCGCGCCGAATGGGCGCATGAGCTTCGCCAACGACGCCTATTGCCGCCTGGTCGGCAAGACGCGCGAAGAGTTGCTAAGCCCGGACTGGCACTATTTCAACTCGTTTTCCGCCGATTTCGGCAGCTTCGACGAGATCATCGGTCGCGTGACCCCCGAACGGCCTGTCTGCGAGGTGGAAGAGGCCGGCGCACTGAGTGACGGCCGCGAGGTCCATATCCATTGGACCGATCGCGGCATCTTCGACGACAGCGGCAAGCTCATCGAAATCCAGTCGGTCGGGCGCGATGTTGCCGAACAGAAACTCGCCCGTCAGGCACTCGAAGCCAGCGAGCAGCGCTACCGCAGCGTCGTCGAGCTGCAGACCGAATTCGTCGTCCGGATGTCGCCGGAAGGTCATTTGAGCTTCGTCAACGATGCCTATTGCCGGGCGTGCCGGATGACCCGCGAACAGCTTCTCGACCCGTCCTGGTGCGAACTCGACGTGCTGCCGCCACAGGAAAGGCACAGATTCCTGGACCACCTTGCCCGCCTCACCCCGCAGGCGCCGGATGCCAGCATGGAACTTTTCAATGCGATGCCTGATGGTGCGCGCCGATGGCTCGCCTGGAACGATCATGGCATTTTCGACAGCGACGGGCGCCTTGTCGAAGTGCAGTCCGTCGGCCGCGATATCTCTGACCGCGTCCTGGCCGAGCAAGCCAGGCTGGAAGCCGAGAAGCTGCTGGCCGAAAGAGAGGCGCAGTTTCGCGCCGTCGCCGAAGGCGTACCGCTGCCGATCATCATCTCGGCAATCAAAGGTCCCGAAATCCTGTTCGTCAACGAACCGGCGCGCAAGGTGCTCGGCATCGAGGTCGGCCAGGTCGGGGCCGAAGCGACGGCGACCTGGGCGGATCTCTCTCGGCGAGACGAGCTGCTGCGGCTCTTGCTGAGAGACGGTATCGTCGACGCGTTCGAAGCCGGCATGACCAACATGCAGGGCTCGAGCATCGATACACTGGTTTCGGCGCGGCTGATCACGCAGGCCGGTCGTTCGGCCATGCTTGCCGCCGTTACCGACATCACCCGCCAGCGCGAGGCCGAGGCGGAGATCGCACGCCAGCGCGAGACGCTGTACCAGTCGGAAAAACTCGCCGCTCTCGGTTCGCTGCTGGCCGGCGTGGCGCACGAGCTCAACAACCCGCTGTCCGTCGTCATCGGCTACAGTTCGATGCTGAAGGAATTTTCGACGGACAAGGCGACCGTGGGACGCGCCGACAAGATCCACGCGGCGGCCGAGCGATGCTCGCGCATCGTCCGCACCTTTCTGGCGATGGCCCGCAAGAAGCCGCCGACACGGGGCGCCGTCGACATCAACGAAGTCGTCGTCGCTTCGCTGGAACTTGCCGCCTACAGCCTGCGCTCGGCCGGGATCGAGATCCGCACCGAACTGGCGGAACCGCTTCCCAACATCTGGGGCGACAGGGACCAGCTTCATCAGGTGGTCACCAACCTGGTGGTGAACGCGCAGCAGGCTTTGCTGCAGGTCCCGCACCCGCGGCGGCTGACCATTGTCACCACCGGGGAGGACGATGGCGTCGAGATTGTTGTCGCCGACAATGGTCCAGGCATGCCGGAGACGGTCCGCGCGCGTGCTTTTGAGCCCTTTTATACGACCAAATTGGCCGGCGAAGGCACCGGCGTCGGGCTATCCGTCTGCCAGGGCATCGTCACGGCGCACGACGGCAGCATAGAACTGGATTCGACGGAGGGCGGCGGTGCACGGTTTACGATCCGGCTTGCGAGTGGTCGAGCCGAGACGGTTGCTCCGCCCGAAGCCGCAGGCAGGACGCCGCCTGCGCCCTCGGCCGCACGAATTCTGGTGGTCGACGACGACGCCGACATTGCCTCGATGATCGCCGAGATGCTGCGCCGCGACGGCCACGACGTCAGCGTCGCCGACGACGCCAATGCCGCGCTCAAGGCTGTGCGTGAGGAAGAAATAGACCTTTTGATCAGCGACATACGCATGCCCGGCCTCGATGGCCCCGGCCTCTACCGCGCGCTGGAACAATTGCGCCCCGGGCTCACGCGACGGCTGCTGTTCGTGACCGGCGACACACTGGCACCCGAGATCGATCGCTTCATCGGCGAGACGGGCGCGCCGGTGATCGAGAAGCCGCTCGATCCACAGACCTTTCGCAGGCTGGTGATGGAACGCCTGGGAGCGACGCAGACCAGCGCAATGGAAGAGGCCAAAGCGTGA
- a CDS encoding response regulator gives MTKQKLLIVDDEAPLREMLSDYLLMHGFDVRSVADGAGMLTELDRFGPNLVVLDVNLVGESGYDLAREIAKRSRAGILMLTAVGDLPHRLEGLAAGADDYMAKPFEPRELLARVRSVIRRLGEEERTSENRIRFGGCILDMGGRTMVDTYGAEVRLTSMEFDLLCVFARHPRQILSRDQLCRLAHNRDLEPGDRSIDIRITRLRKKFETEPDTPTVLVTVRGEGYVYEPAYDEARRR, from the coding sequence GTGACAAAACAGAAATTGCTCATCGTCGACGACGAGGCGCCGTTGCGCGAGATGCTGTCGGACTACCTGCTCATGCACGGCTTCGATGTCCGATCCGTGGCGGATGGAGCGGGAATGCTAACCGAACTCGATCGCTTTGGCCCCAATCTGGTCGTTCTCGACGTCAATCTTGTCGGCGAAAGCGGCTATGACCTCGCCCGCGAAATCGCCAAACGCAGCCGCGCCGGCATCCTGATGCTGACCGCCGTCGGTGACCTGCCGCATCGGCTCGAAGGCCTTGCCGCCGGCGCCGACGACTATATGGCCAAGCCGTTCGAGCCGCGTGAGCTTCTGGCGCGTGTCAGAAGCGTCATCCGGCGCCTGGGCGAGGAGGAGCGGACGTCCGAAAACCGCATCCGTTTCGGCGGCTGCATCCTCGATATGGGCGGCCGCACGATGGTCGATACGTACGGCGCCGAGGTGCGGTTGACGTCGATGGAATTCGACCTGCTGTGCGTCTTCGCGCGCCATCCCCGGCAGATATTGTCGCGCGACCAGCTATGCAGGCTGGCCCACAACCGCGACCTCGAGCCGGGCGACCGCAGCATCGACATCCGCATTACCCGACTGCGCAAGAAGTTCGAAACCGAACCGGACACTCCGACCGTCCTGGTGACGGTTCGCGGCGAAGGCTATGTCTACGAGCCTGCTTACGATGAGGCGCGGCGCCGCTAA
- a CDS encoding ADYC domain-containing protein — translation MSAHRPAHIGRHALVVLATAISSMAAVPPADAGAKQTIRSISVVGTRFEVTTADGRILPQEDLVGAILTIADGRDQVPLRIDAVEIDPRNPDGGIMLYAMSTRDPTGGAWRNICEPDIEGRRMGFPLAGTWTQDGRHLPSDTAFSITCTGGAQAKCVRFGYRPWERSPDGTPLWDHHQACTRMIRADYCGDGVGHTRNGTPIVVYDHKGIQQDEAAPDMSFEAAWGAGGALCVSHTRIPDVLTMEGLAAICPGVRQQPRTACENRAGGLILNRSVDRRTVQAATE, via the coding sequence ATGTCAGCCCACCGCCCTGCCCATATCGGCCGCCATGCATTGGTGGTCCTTGCCACAGCCATTTCCAGCATGGCCGCGGTGCCTCCGGCTGATGCAGGGGCCAAACAAACGATCAGGTCGATCTCCGTTGTCGGCACAAGGTTCGAAGTGACGACGGCAGATGGTCGCATTCTTCCTCAAGAGGATCTCGTCGGCGCCATTCTGACGATTGCTGACGGACGGGACCAGGTGCCGCTGCGCATCGATGCGGTCGAGATCGATCCGAGGAATCCGGATGGCGGGATCATGCTCTACGCCATGTCGACCCGCGACCCGACTGGCGGTGCGTGGCGCAACATCTGCGAACCGGACATCGAGGGCCGGCGCATGGGCTTTCCGCTCGCCGGCACCTGGACGCAGGACGGTCGCCATTTGCCGTCCGACACGGCGTTCAGCATCACCTGCACCGGCGGTGCCCAGGCGAAATGCGTGCGCTTTGGATATCGGCCCTGGGAGAGGTCGCCGGACGGCACACCGCTGTGGGATCATCATCAGGCGTGCACCCGCATGATCCGCGCCGATTATTGCGGCGATGGCGTCGGCCACACCCGCAACGGGACGCCGATCGTCGTCTACGATCACAAGGGCATTCAACAGGACGAGGCCGCGCCTGACATGTCGTTCGAAGCGGCATGGGGCGCCGGCGGGGCGCTTTGCGTCAGCCACACCAGAATACCCGACGTGCTGACTATGGAGGGACTGGCGGCGATCTGCCCGGGCGTGCGGCAACAGCCGCGAACAGCGTGCGAAAACCGTGCCGGGGGGCTGATCCTCAACCGTTCGGTCGACCGGCGAACGGTTCAGGCCGCAACGGAATAG
- a CDS encoding patatin-like phospholipase family protein gives MAASNGPTFGIAFGGGGARGLAHIHVIEVLDELGIRPVAISGSSIGAIMGAGMASGMAGSDIHAYLRSILGRRAEVAARMWRARPGTFAEALQGGLGVTQFNVERILKAFMPDAIPESFAELKIPLKVTATDFFGHKVAVLSDGDLHSALAASAAIPAVFRPVMRDGRLLIDGGIYNPVPFDLIEDDADIIVAVDVVGAPTKGGRKYPTSVDLMFGATQLMMQSIIAAKLRQCQPDILVRPAVSKYRVLDFMKIDALMAETADIKDELKREIEKAVEMRAKVDTSKRTKQVGGVARKL, from the coding sequence ATGGCGGCTAGCAACGGCCCCACTTTCGGCATCGCCTTCGGCGGCGGCGGCGCGCGCGGCCTGGCGCATATCCATGTCATCGAGGTGCTGGACGAGCTGGGTATAAGGCCGGTCGCCATATCAGGCTCATCGATCGGCGCCATCATGGGCGCCGGCATGGCTTCGGGCATGGCCGGCAGCGACATTCACGCCTACTTGCGCTCGATCCTCGGCCGCCGCGCCGAGGTGGCGGCGCGCATGTGGCGGGCGCGGCCAGGCACCTTTGCCGAGGCGCTGCAGGGCGGGCTGGGTGTCACCCAGTTCAATGTAGAGCGCATCCTCAAGGCATTCATGCCCGACGCCATACCCGAAAGCTTCGCCGAGCTGAAAATACCGCTGAAGGTGACGGCCACGGATTTCTTCGGCCATAAGGTCGCCGTGCTGAGCGACGGCGACCTGCATTCAGCGCTTGCCGCCTCTGCGGCTATTCCCGCGGTATTTCGCCCTGTGATGCGCGACGGCAGACTGCTGATCGACGGCGGCATCTACAATCCGGTGCCGTTCGACCTGATCGAGGACGACGCCGACATCATCGTCGCCGTCGACGTCGTTGGCGCGCCGACCAAAGGCGGGCGCAAATACCCGACCTCCGTAGACCTGATGTTCGGCGCCACGCAATTGATGATGCAGTCGATCATCGCCGCAAAGCTGAGGCAATGCCAGCCGGACATACTGGTCAGGCCGGCGGTGTCGAAATACCGCGTGCTCGATTTCATGAAGATCGACGCCTTGATGGCCGAAACGGCTGATATCAAAGACGAGCTGAAGCGGGAGATCGAGAAGGCGGTGGAGATGCGGGCCAAGGTCGACACGAGCAAGCGCACCAAGCAGGTGGGGGGCGTGGCGCGGAAACTCTGA
- a CDS encoding M16 family metallopeptidase produces the protein MSIQEVTSSKGITAWLVEDYSVPLVAIRFAFDGGTTQDPAGKEGLANLMSGLFDEGAGNLDSEDFQIKLDDVGAELSFEAARDGIYGSMRMLAEQRDAAFDLLRLAVTEPRFDQAPIDRIRAQVLSGIIANELDPDTLAQRKWLEALYGTHPYARPEEGTRQSIATITPDDLIAFHKANFARDGLHVAVVGAIDAETLKKKLDLVFGGLPQHQALSAVADVDPKLNQQLEVNYDQPQTSLQLAYPGVERSAPDFFAAVLMNEILGGSAFTSRLFEEVREKRGLAYSVSSDLVDHQHANALAITTSTRADRAAETLAVVREVVKRMAQEGPTEAELAATKKYLVGAYAINNLNSSAAIAATLLELQLDKLGIDYMQRRAALINAVTLDQVKAAAKKLLSAEPAIMVVGPKHGEAKEE, from the coding sequence ATGAGCATCCAGGAGGTGACGTCGTCAAAGGGCATCACCGCCTGGCTGGTGGAGGATTATTCCGTGCCGCTCGTCGCCATCCGCTTCGCGTTCGATGGCGGCACGACGCAGGATCCCGCTGGAAAGGAGGGCCTTGCCAATCTGATGAGCGGCCTGTTCGACGAGGGCGCCGGCAATCTCGACAGCGAGGACTTCCAGATCAAGCTCGACGACGTCGGCGCCGAGTTGAGCTTCGAGGCGGCGCGCGACGGCATCTATGGCTCGATGCGCATGCTTGCCGAGCAGCGCGACGCGGCGTTCGACCTGTTGCGGCTGGCGGTCACAGAGCCGCGTTTCGACCAGGCGCCAATCGACCGCATCCGCGCGCAAGTGCTGTCCGGCATCATCGCCAACGAGCTTGACCCGGACACGCTCGCCCAGCGCAAATGGCTGGAGGCGCTATACGGCACTCATCCCTATGCACGGCCCGAGGAAGGCACCAGGCAAAGCATTGCCACCATCACGCCGGACGATCTCATCGCCTTTCACAAGGCGAATTTCGCTCGCGACGGGCTGCATGTGGCGGTGGTCGGCGCCATCGATGCCGAGACGTTGAAGAAAAAGCTCGATCTGGTCTTCGGCGGCCTGCCGCAACATCAGGCGCTCAGCGCGGTCGCCGATGTCGATCCGAAACTCAACCAGCAGCTCGAGGTCAACTACGATCAGCCCCAGACATCGCTGCAACTCGCCTATCCCGGCGTCGAGCGGAGTGCGCCCGATTTCTTCGCCGCGGTTCTGATGAACGAGATCCTCGGCGGCAGCGCCTTCACCTCGCGGCTGTTCGAAGAGGTGCGTGAAAAACGCGGTCTGGCCTACAGCGTCAGTTCCGACCTGGTCGACCACCAGCACGCTAACGCCCTGGCCATCACGACATCGACCCGCGCGGATCGGGCGGCCGAGACTTTGGCAGTGGTGCGCGAGGTGGTGAAGCGCATGGCCCAGGAAGGGCCGACCGAAGCAGAACTGGCGGCGACCAAGAAATACTTGGTCGGCGCCTACGCCATCAACAATCTGAACTCCTCTGCCGCCATCGCCGCGACGCTGCTCGAACTGCAACTCGACAAGCTCGGCATCGACTATATGCAGCGGCGCGCCGCCCTCATCAACGCGGTGACGCTGGATCAGGTCAAGGCGGCGGCGAAAAAGCTGCTCTCCGCCGAGCCGGCCATCATGGTCGTCGGGCCGAAGCACGGTGAGGCCAAGGAGGAATGA